The DNA segment CAAGAGGGCCATCAAAAAAATCCGAATGACTAGCTTGGTTATCAGCTTGGCGAAAGGTTGGCAGCAGTGGGCAACTGAACATAACACCAAGCAAGCTCAGGAACCTAGTGGATGGGTACCTAATGAAGACAAATCACCAAATGACCAAAGTGAGTGGAGACCTCCGAAACATTCGCCAACTTTCAAGACAGATCAGTCAAAAACTGAGATACAGTTTCCCTCAGTACAGCACGTGTCAAACAAAGATGAAGAACAAAGTCCGAGTGAGTCAACAGAAACTCTGGAGAAATTTAATATTAGAAGTAAAGAAGTTACCAAAAGTGTAATAAGGTCACTCTCTGAAAGAAGCAGTGACATTGGTCTTCTCAGCAACAAATATGAACAAGATGAATTTGCGGAGACAGGAAAGATAATTAATGACCCTACAAATATTGATCAGATCCTTAGTAATAAAATGTCTCCTACAAGAAGGAGAAAGTGCTCTAATCTGGTATCAGAGATGACAAAAGGATGGAAACTTTTAGAACAAGAAGAACTACAGGACTATCGCAGCAACAGCTTGGATACAGAAGACAGTGGCTATGGTGAAGACATAAATGATGGATTAGACAGGGATCATAATATCCAAGAAATACAGAGTGTGGTGAGGATAAAACATCCCATGGCCCCATAGTAAGTAATTACTGTATTCTCCAAAATTGCCTTGTTATAAGGAAATGCTTTTGTGTAAGACATATTAGTGCTCTCTGAAGTCAGCACAACcagaggtagtccttcacttacaactacaatttccattgctgagatagttgttatgtgaattttgctccattttatgacttttcttgccacatttgatatgtgaaccactgcagttgttaagttgtaaACAATTGTAAagagaacctggcttccccattgactttgcttgtcagaaagtcgccaaAGATGATCACTCAACTACAGGACACTCCAACCATCTTAAACAGGAGCCAGTTGTCAtacatccagattttgatcacgggaGCAtaaggatgttgcaatggtcaaaactgtgaaaaacaatcataagttacttttttcagtgccattgtaattttgaatggtcactaaatgaatggttgtaagttgaggacttcctgtaccagTATGTGATTTTGTGTATTCAGTGCCATATCAGTCATGTTTTGGAACACTAATGGAGGAAGTGATTGGAGGGGGCTCCAAATGATGAGTCGACATGTAAAAATAGGCCACGAAAGGGATGATGAGCTGTTTCTCCA comes from the Ahaetulla prasina isolate Xishuangbanna chromosome 3, ASM2864084v1, whole genome shotgun sequence genome and includes:
- the ABRA gene encoding actin-binding Rho-activating protein, whose product is MPPEEHQCTTPAKRAIKKIRMTSLVISLAKGWQQWATEHNTKQAQEPSGWVPNEDKSPNDQSEWRPPKHSPTFKTDQSKTEIQFPSVQHVSNKDEEQSPSESTETLEKFNIRSKEVTKSVIRSLSERSSDIGLLSNKYEQDEFAETGKIINDPTNIDQILSNKMSPTRRRKCSNLVSEMTKGWKLLEQEELQDYRSNSLDTEDSGYGEDINDGLDRDHNIQEIQSVVRIKHPMAPYKNKNLKLPKNYSPVYNLKGRWEEWADEHVTVQKLNPFSEEFDYELAMATRLRKGDEGYGRPKEGTKTAERAKRAEGHIHREMRDLCFIIRTMAQPRRNGKIQVTFGDLFDRYVHISDKVVGILLRARKHGMLDFEGEMLWQGRDDAVLITLLE